One window of the Brevibacterium limosum genome contains the following:
- a CDS encoding vitamin K epoxide reductase family protein, whose amino-acid sequence MNTTLTHSDDLDTADATSSWVLRSAPFGIFLIIASVIGFLASFSLSAEKYEKLENPDVVLSCDLNPFFSCGSVMEHAEAELLGFPNQLLGVAAFVIPLLLGVLILSGTRLPRWVMVGLNIGLGCGVALVMFLFYVSIYRIGVGCPWCIVVWTVTIPMFMSVTARNVLTASFSRRAADNAVLRVLAKENIALSVLWMLIIFACIVVQFWAFFSNLL is encoded by the coding sequence GTGAACACCACACTGACTCACTCCGATGACCTCGACACCGCTGATGCGACCTCGTCGTGGGTGCTCAGATCCGCTCCGTTCGGGATCTTCCTCATCATCGCCTCCGTCATCGGCTTCCTCGCTTCGTTCTCCCTGTCGGCGGAGAAGTACGAGAAGCTGGAGAACCCGGATGTCGTGCTCTCCTGTGATCTCAATCCGTTCTTCTCCTGCGGTTCGGTCATGGAGCATGCAGAAGCGGAGCTGCTGGGCTTTCCCAATCAGCTCCTGGGCGTTGCGGCGTTCGTCATCCCTCTGCTTCTCGGTGTGCTCATCCTGTCCGGGACCCGTCTGCCCCGGTGGGTGATGGTGGGGCTGAACATCGGGCTGGGCTGCGGTGTGGCGCTGGTGATGTTCCTGTTCTACGTCTCGATCTACAGGATCGGAGTCGGCTGCCCGTGGTGCATCGTCGTGTGGACGGTGACGATTCCGATGTTCATGAGCGTCACCGCGCGCAATGTGCTCACCGCTTCCTTCAGCCGGCGTGCCGCTGACAATGCCGTGCTGAGGGTCCTGGCCAAAGAGAACATCGCCCTGTCCGTACTGTGGATGCTCATCATCTTCGCCTGCATCGTCGTTCAGTTCTGGGCATTCTTCTCCAACCTGCTCTGA